In Fragaria vesca subsp. vesca unplaced genomic scaffold, FraVesHawaii_1.0 scf0512949, whole genome shotgun sequence, the following proteins share a genomic window:
- the LOC101309022 gene encoding probable disease resistance protein At5g45490-like, with protein MAHQEMEAHLKDKFLNGLSMKDKSISKIPRYHQFQDIKNLLEVMFSSSTPADPSVRDKLYKLNNLLTECKMLSRKHCFNSPEELITIHRIRRDLRLIKKEIQAIVSEEASTRGNSTEERNTGDSSSPDIGILRWTTRAVDATKVYGFDDEVLSLENLLLKKGSDVHQFKAVGIVGRDGIGKTTLCQLMFNKEEVKKDFNPRIWVCMARHPDEDKAEDLKVAIVKRMLKYLGVEEAIVKSVCDVKPGLEGLLCALYLQLLGKRYLIVLDDARETDSWYKELDSSLTHDKKWGDSFGFGFPKDSGGRVIVTSRNEELANIMVGKENVHHLEPMLDNESCWAIFKDSVIDEDLLPANHSTLEAELKLEVKQKCGGLPLAAKMMGQAMQKQEEERT; from the coding sequence ACGGCCTTAGTATGAAGGACAAAAGCATCTCCAAGATTCCACGGTACCACCAATTTCAAGATATAAAGAATTTGCTAGAAGTCATGTTCAGCTCATCCACGCCTGCAGATCCATCAGTCAGGGACAAGCTTTACAAGCTCAACAATCTCTTGACCGAGTGCAAGATGCTATCAAGAAAACATTGTTTCAACTCCCCGGAGGAGCTAATTACTATTCACAGAATCCGGAGAGACTTGAGGCTGATCAAGAAGGAAATCCAGGCCATTGTCTCGGAGGAAGCATCAACTCGAGGCAATAGTACTGAAGAACGTAATACTGGTGATTCAAGCTCACCTGATATAGGCATTTTGAGATGGACTACTCGTGCAGTAGATGCAACAAAGgtttatggatttgatgaTGAGGTGTTGTCATTGGAAAACTTGCTTCTCAAGAAAGGAAGTGATGTTCATCAGTTCAAGGCTGTAGGCATTGTTGGCAGGGATGGTATAGGAAAGACAACGCTTTGCCAACTGATGTTCAACAAAGAGGAAGTGAAAAAAGACTTCAATCCAAGGATCTGGGTGTGCATGGCCAGACACCCGGATGAAGACAAGGCTGAGGATCTTAAAGTAGCAATTGTCAAAAGAATGTTGAAGTACCTTGGAGTCGAAGAGGCGATAGTCAAGTCGGTTTGTGATGTAAAACCTGGCCTAGAAGGACTGCTATGTGCTCTTTATCTGCAATTGTTAGGAAAGAGGTATCTAATTGTGCTTGATGATGCTAGGGAGACAGACTCATGGTATAAAGAGTTGGATTCCAGTTTGACTCATGATAAGAAATGGGGTGACAGCTTCGGATTTGGATTTCCGAAAGACAGTGGAGGAAGAGTCATAGTTACAAGCAGAAATGAAGAACTAGCAAACATCATGGTTGGGAAGGAAAATGTACATCATCTTGAGCCAATGTTGGACAATGAAAGCTGCTGGGCGATATTCAAAGACTCGGTTATTGACGAAGATCTGTTACCAGCCAATCACTCAACCTTGGAAGCAGAACTGAAATTAGAAGTAAAACAGAAGTGTGGCGGTCTTCCGTTAGCTGCGAAAATGATGGGACAAGCAATGCAGAAGCAGGAAGAAGAGCGTACATGA